In the genome of Natronorubrum daqingense, the window TCGTCGTCACCGGCGGCATCGAGTCAGTCGAGCGGTTCGTCCTGTCGGTCGTCTTTAGTGTTGCACTGGTTCCGTCGATTGCCATTCTAGCCTCTGCAACCCCGGGGGGTCTTACCCTCGAAACGGTACTCTCCGGGATTGCGTTGCTCACGATCGTCCTGTCGTTGCTCGCTATCGTCGCTCGTTACCGCTGTCCGGCAGAGAGACGGTTCGTACCGTCGCTTTCGTCCGGGATATTCTATCGAACACAGACACGCGATCAACCCGGATTTCAAACCCGCTCGCAACCGAACCCACACCTGTTCAACGTCGCGATCGTCATCGGACTCGTCTTGTTACTCGCGACCGGTGGCTTCGCAATCGCGAACCCGCCACAACACGACGGGTTCACCGAGTTTTCGATCGAAACCGAGAACGTGACTGGTGAAACCGAGACGATGTACGAATCGAGTTACGCCGCAGGTGAGAACGAAACGCTCACGACGACGATCACGAACGAGGAACACGAAGAACACACCTATACGACCGTCGCCTTACTCGAGGACGTGAGTTACGACGACGACGGCGAGGCAAGCGTAGAGGAAGCCGAGGAACTCGATCGCGAATCGACGACCGTCGCCGACGGCGAAACCGTCGAACAAGATCTCGAAATCGTGCCGTCGATGCAGGGAGAAGACCTTCGAATCACGCTGTTGCTCTACACCGAGGAGCCACCATCCGACCCAACGACCGAGAACGCAGACGAAGCGATTCATCTGCCGATCGAGGTCGAATAGATGTGGCCGTGGGAACATCTCGCCGCCGCGTACGTGTTGTACTCGATCGTCTCTCGAATCGTCCTCGGGCGACCGCCGAAGGCCTGGGATACGCTTGCCGTCGTCGTCGGCTCCCAACTGCCGGATCTCATCGATAAACCCCTCGCCTGGACGTTCGGTGTTACTGAGACGGGGTATTCGATCGGTCACTCGATATTTTTTGCGACGGCCCTCTGTCTCGTCGTCTTCCTCGTCGCCTCGAGGTACGGCGAGCGAGTGCTCGCCGGAGCGTTCACACTCGCGTACGTCTCCCATCTCGGGACCGATGTGTACGATCCGTTGCGACCGAATCCCACCTACGAACCGCGGGTCGTGCTCTGGCCCCTCGAGTCGCCGCCAGCGGACGACCACGGAGGATTGCTCGATCACTTCGGGATCTACTTCCTCCGGTATGTCGACGAAATTCTCGCCGGTGGATTGACGCCGCCAGTCGTCATGCAACTGTTTCTGGGCGGGGCCGTCGTCGTGTTGTGGATCGTCGACGGGGCACCGATCGCGGCCGACGCCTGGCGGTGGCTCCGAACCCAGCTTCGAGCGTGAGGCGTACTCCTGCGCGGTTTTGTGGTCCGTGTCCACTTACTGGTCTGTAGCTGGTAACGTACACGAGACCGTGAGGCCGGTCGACGGTTCGGTATCGATCCAGATCGCACCGCCGTGGTCCTCGACGATCCGCCGACACAGTGCGAGGCCGATCCCCGTTCCCTCGTGTTCTTCGAAACTGTGGAGGCGCTCGAAGACGTCGAAGACTCGATCGGCGTCCGACGGATCCATTCCAATCCCCTCATCACTGACGGACACGATCCACTCGTCACCCACTCGTTCGGCCGAAATCGTTACTCGCGGCGAATCCCCACCGCTGTATTCGAGTGCGTTATCCACCAGGTTCTGGAAGACTTGCCGGAGTTGGCTCGCGTTGCCCTCGACGACTGGCAGCGAGTCGGTCCTGATTTCGGCCTCGGTCTCCTCGATTCGTCGCTCGAGACCTGCCCGGACGTCGTCGAGGACGGCCTCGAGATCGACCGGTTGAACGAGCGTGTTTTGCGTGTGAACTCGAGAGTACGTGAGAAGTCCCTCGATCATCGCCTCCATCCGAGTGGCTCCCTCGACAGCGAATTCGATGAACTCGTCGGCCTCCGCATCGAGTTCCCCTGCGTAGCGCTGTTCGAGGAGTTCGAGGTAACTCGTCACCATTCGAAGCGGTTCCTGAAGGTCGTGTGAGACGGCGTAGGCGAATTGCTCGAGGCGTTCGTTGGACGCCTCCAGTTGGTGTCGAAACTCGTAGCGCTCGGTAATGTCGAGGTGTGCGACGGCGACGTAACGCTCGCCGTCCTCGGTGAACGAGACGGCTCGCATCAAAAACCAGCGTCGCTCGTCGGGGGAGTGACACGGGTACTCGAGTTCGAATTTCTCACGGTCGCCCGAAAGCGTCTCGGATAACCCGGTTGCTGCCGACCGAGCGTGTTCCGTCTCCCCTTGTGCGGTGATCGCGAGGTAATTCGTGCCGACCGTATCGGGGTGCATCTCGAGGTCGTTTTCCGTCGCGAACTCGGACCAGGCGCGATTCGTCTGGAGAATGGTTCCCTCGTCGTCGAGGACAGCGATGGTAATCGGGAGTGTGTCGATCGCTGAGACGACGAGTGAGTCCTCCCGTGAGTGCATACGCCTCGCAATTGGCCGAGCGAGAAAACGCTGCTCCCGACGAGTGTCGGTCTCGAGACCGAACACCGCCGGTAGCTCGACTTCGTTTCTACGAGTTCGGACCGGGCGTACACATCGTCACGTCGCCGTTCGTGTACACCGTTCCCTGATCCGGTCCACAGAGTTGCCCCTCGGAGATCTGCGTGACGCGTCGGTCCTCGTTCTCGTCTTCGAAGTGTGTCGCCGCATTCGATTGGGCCGATCGGTAGACGGTGTAGTCGTGCTCGGCAGCGCCGTCGTCGGGCACCATCGCGGTCTGTGTCCCGGTCTCAGCATAAGCCCCGGTCCGATAGATTACCGTTTGGTACGGATGATCCGTGTACAGCCGCTGATCTTCACGGATCTCACTGCCGTTTGGCGCGCCCGTCAACTCGCCGATACTGTCGACTGCGGCGAGTTCGGCTTCGTTGTAGGCCAACTGTTCGTGATTCTCGTCGAATACTGGTTGGTCGATGTTACTTTCGGCTGCAAAGATCATCGCGCCGGGGTAGACGAGGGCGAATACGAGGAGCACGGAGACGACAACTCGTCTATCGAGACTCCCGACGAGCATCCGAAGGCCGATCGCTGCGAGAATCGCCATCGGTGCAAAGAGAAACGCGAACCATCGCGTCGGGATGAAGTTTCGAATGCCGAACATCGGCAAGAGCAGGACGAACACCAGCATAATCGCCGACGCGAGCAAGAGCGTGAACACCGACTGTTCGGCTCTGCGTCGGTGGACGACGTACAGACACCCGACGAACGTGGCCCCGAGCAAAAAGAGAAAGCCGAGCGTATCGATGTAGGGGAGCACCTGATCGAGGAACGTCGTCGCCGCTTCTGTGGCCTCGGCGTCGTCGTCGCCGGTGTCACTCGCGATGTTGAGGAACCCGGCACTTTCCTCGAGCGTTTCGGTGAAGAATCCGAGCACCGTCGCGAGGAACGACTGTTCGCGATAGGGCGTCAGCGACCACATGAAGATCGTGAGTCCGAAGTTGAAGACGACGAGACCGATCAGGTTGACCGGCTTCTTCGTTCGGAAGACGCTCGTGTCGACTCGAGTCAGACCGAGCGGATCGATCTCGAAGACGAGCTGGGCGAGGAACGCCGACAACAAGAGCACGAGCATGATGAACGTCGACACCTGGTGGGTCAGGATGACGGCGACGCTGAACAGGACTAAGAGTGCGAAGTCTCGAAGCGTGTACTCGATTCGCATCACTCTGACGAGCGCGTACAACATGCCGAGGAAGAAGACGAGGCCGAGACTCGTCGGGATTAAGTGGAGTCCCCACTGGGTGACGTGACTCGCGAAGGCGAACAGCGCCGTCGCGAAGATTGCCCACCGCGTCGACGTCAGCAGGTTCGTCGTCGCGTAGACGAGCAACACAGACAGTGGCATCACGACGCCGACGGAGAGGTAGATCGCGCTCCGAAGCGGGAGGTCGAACAGGATCGACGACGAGGCAGCCAATAGGTGATAGAACGGCGACGCGTAGTGTTTGTCGTGGTCGATACCGCTGACGGATTGGGCCTCGAGAATGTCCTGAGTCAACTCGGCGTGCGTCCAGATGTCGATTCCGATGTACCCCGGTGTCGCGTAGAGCGCGGTGAAACGGAAGACGAACGCGAAAGCCAAGATCTGAAACAGCATGAGGCCGGGGTGAAGGTCGCGCTCGTGGACGAAGAGGATTTGGCCGAGGACGAGCGACCCGACCACGCTCGCCAGGGCGAAAAACACCGTCGTTCGCTGACCCTGAATCACCGTCAGCCCGACGAGTGCCGAGAGACCGACCAAGACGATACTCGGAAGCGCCATCGCCACACCCGAAGGCAACGTCGGTAGTTCCGACTCCGTCTCCCCTTGATACAGGGCGATGAGATAGAGGAGACACGCCGTCCCCAGAACGATCGGGACGGTGTTGAGATAGATCTGGGAAGCGAAAAACCGCAGCGGAAGCATGAGTAACGCGAGGCCAAGCCCGACGATCGCGGCGACGGTGTCGATCCGCAGCGGGCGCAGTTCAGAGAGCGTATTAAACGCCATGGCTGACCCCCGCCTGCGTTCCTGCGGACTCCTCGCGATCGAGCACGCGTCGGTACACCCCAAGCAGATTTTCGCCGAGTGACTCGAGGCCCAATCCGTCGACGACCGCTCGGCCGTTAGAGCGGGCGCGAGTGGTTGCGACGGACTCGAGGCCGTCCCGGAGTCGGTCGTCGTCGTCGCTGACGACGCAGTGACTGACGTCCGCGACGGTCTCCCGGACGAAGCCGACGTCGGTCGAAATAACTGGCAACTGACACGCCGCGGCCTCTTTGACGACCATCGGGCCGCTCTCGCGTCTCGAGGTTACCAACAGCGCGTCGCTCGCGTTCATGTAGTATGGTATCATATCGTGGTCAACACCGGAGACTGTCCGCAACTCGAGGTCGGCCTCGACGGCGTCGACCAGCCGCCGGGCTCGCTCGAAGTCCTTGACGTCTCGAGTTCGGTCGTACGGAAAGAGTGCAATTGGATCCTCGCTCTCCCAGCCGATTCGCTCGCGAGCTTCTTCTCGTGGAATTGGGTGGAACGTGGTCGTATCGACGCCGAAGGGAATCAGTTCGTGCTCGGTCTCGAGTTCGCGAGCCATCGGCTCGCTCGGAACGATCGTCGCGGCCGCGCGGCGAGCGCCGACGCGACTAATCGAGCGAAGCCACTGCTTGTCGCTCATGAGGTCAGACCCCCACAGCGTCATCACGACTGGCCGCGTCGGCTGAGCGAGGGCGAACGGCGCGACGAGCCCGTAGTTCGCGTGCACGAGGTCGAACTCTTCCGACCTGATCGCATCGATGATAGCCGGATAGTAGCGGACGTAGTCCGCCGGCGACCGGCCCGAGTCGCCGCTGTGAGCCCCCGGAACGGCGCAGACGGTACAGTCGACGCCGCGGCGTTCGAGTGCCGATACCTGCTGGTCGAAAAACGGCCGGGGGGAGGTAACCAACTGAAGGACCTTCATCGGTGGTGTGAGTCGGCTGTCAAGGGTCGTTCGATCGGTCGATGGCGCGCGTGGCGCTCGAGTCGATCGACGACGAACGAGGTCACGTCGATTCTGTCTTCGAGCATGCGATTTCGTCGGTGCGCCCACGTCTCCTCGTCTTGCGCGAGAATCGAGTCGATCGCCTCGAGCGTGCAACGCTGGCGGTTCTCGTCGGTACACTCGAAGAGCAGACCGTACTCCGACTCGAGTTCGGCCGTGTAGCCCAGCGAGAGCGGGTTCGCGTAGACGGCCGGCGTGCCGAGGACGGCGGCTTCGGTCGCCGTCGTCGCACCCTCGCTGACGACGATGCTCGCGTGCGCGAGTAAATCGTGGAGTCGATCCGGCGGCGTCGAGAACTGGGCCGACTCGAGGTCCGCGGGCGGACGTCCCTCCGCAGTGAGGAGCACTTCCAAGCCGGCGTCCTCGAGTCGGTCGACGACCGCACGCGGATCCGAAAGTCCGCCGTGGCCGACGTCGTGGGAGGCCTCCCAACTGCTGAGGCGGACGACGGCGAACTCGTCGTCGCCGTCGAGGCCGACCGACTCGAGGACGGACGAGTCGGGGTCGAATCGGTCGGGGTGGAGGTATGCGAGTTCGTGATAGCCCGGGTAGCGCACCTGCTTCGCGCCGAGGTCGTCGCGGTAACACGACGGCGTGCAGATCACGTCTGCAAACGGATACGCGAGTTTCGTGATGAGCGTCGCGTGTTCCGTGTCGTAGAAGACGACGCTCTTCGTCCGCAGGACCGACGCGACGTGGGCGGCGGCGACGCCACCGATCGCTGTGATCACGTCGGGATCGACCCGTCGCGCTCGAGCGAGGAGCCGGCTTTCGTAGGTGGCCTGGACCGCGGCGAGCGAGAGCAGCGAATCGGACTCTCCGGCTAACACCTCGTGGTCGATGTCGTACGCCTCGAGTAGTGCGATTGCGACGTCGCTCTCGCGCGCGAAGACGTGCACATCGTGGCCCCGCGCTTCCAGTTCCGCGATCGGGTGTCGGAAGAAGTGGACGTGACCAGGGTGTTGAATCGTAATCACGACTCGCATTATCGGTTACAACCTCCGATAGACGAATCCTGCCGCGTGTGCTGCGTCTTCGTCGAACGTCCCCGTCACGTCGACGAGTGCGGGGTTCTCGCCCAATTCGGCGGCCATCCGCTCGAGCTCGAGCGATTCGAACTCGGCGTGTGGGGTCGCGAAGATGACGGCGTCGATTCCGTCGAACGAGAGGTCGTCCTGGACGTGCAGGTCGAACACCTCGCTGACCGCGTCGTGATCGGCGTGTGGGTCGTAGCCCTCGATATCCACGTCGTACTCGCGGAGATTCTCGACGACATCAGCGACTTTGGAGCTGCGAATGTCACCGACGTCCGGTTTGTACGAGAGGCCGAGTACCAACACGCGACTGTCGCGGAGCGTCTTGTGACACTGATTGAGCGCTTTGATCGTCAGGTCGGCGACGTGATTCGAGACCGACTCGTTTACTTTCCGGCCCGTGCGCATGAGGTCGGGGTCGAACCCTTCTTGGGCCGAACGATACGCGAGGAAGTACGGGTCGACCGGGATACAGTGTCCACCCACCAATCCCGGCTGATAGTCGTGGAAGTTCCACTTGGTTCCCGCCGCGTCGAGGACGGCCTGCGAGTCGACGTCCATGCGCTCGAGTGCCATCGAAAGCTCGTTGACGAACGCGATGTTGAGGTCCCGCTGGGTGTTCTCGACGACCTTGGAGGCCTCGGCAACTTCGAT includes:
- a CDS encoding metal-dependent hydrolase; translation: MWPWEHLAAAYVLYSIVSRIVLGRPPKAWDTLAVVVGSQLPDLIDKPLAWTFGVTETGYSIGHSIFFATALCLVVFLVASRYGERVLAGAFTLAYVSHLGTDVYDPLRPNPTYEPRVVLWPLESPPADDHGGLLDHFGIYFLRYVDEILAGGLTPPVVMQLFLGGAVVVLWIVDGAPIAADAWRWLRTQLRA
- a CDS encoding sensor histidine kinase, which gives rise to MHSREDSLVVSAIDTLPITIAVLDDEGTILQTNRAWSEFATENDLEMHPDTVGTNYLAITAQGETEHARSAATGLSETLSGDREKFELEYPCHSPDERRWFLMRAVSFTEDGERYVAVAHLDITERYEFRHQLEASNERLEQFAYAVSHDLQEPLRMVTSYLELLEQRYAGELDAEADEFIEFAVEGATRMEAMIEGLLTYSRVHTQNTLVQPVDLEAVLDDVRAGLERRIEETEAEIRTDSLPVVEGNASQLRQVFQNLVDNALEYSGGDSPRVTISAERVGDEWIVSVSDEGIGMDPSDADRVFDVFERLHSFEEHEGTGIGLALCRRIVEDHGGAIWIDTEPSTGLTVSCTLPATDQ
- a CDS encoding glycosyltransferase, coding for MKVLQLVTSPRPFFDQQVSALERRGVDCTVCAVPGAHSGDSGRSPADYVRYYPAIIDAIRSEEFDLVHANYGLVAPFALAQPTRPVVMTLWGSDLMSDKQWLRSISRVGARRAAATIVPSEPMARELETEHELIPFGVDTTTFHPIPREEARERIGWESEDPIALFPYDRTRDVKDFERARRLVDAVEADLELRTVSGVDHDMIPYYMNASDALLVTSRRESGPMVVKEAAACQLPVISTDVGFVRETVADVSHCVVSDDDDRLRDGLESVATTRARSNGRAVVDGLGLESLGENLLGVYRRVLDREESAGTQAGVSHGV
- a CDS encoding DUF354 domain-containing protein, yielding MRVVITIQHPGHVHFFRHPIAELEARGHDVHVFARESDVAIALLEAYDIDHEVLAGESDSLLSLAAVQATYESRLLARARRVDPDVITAIGGVAAAHVASVLRTKSVVFYDTEHATLITKLAYPFADVICTPSCYRDDLGAKQVRYPGYHELAYLHPDRFDPDSSVLESVGLDGDDEFAVVRLSSWEASHDVGHGGLSDPRAVVDRLEDAGLEVLLTAEGRPPADLESAQFSTPPDRLHDLLAHASIVVSEGATTATEAAVLGTPAVYANPLSLGYTAELESEYGLLFECTDENRQRCTLEAIDSILAQDEETWAHRRNRMLEDRIDVTSFVVDRLERHARHRPIERPLTADSHHR
- a CDS encoding DUF1616 domain-containing protein translates to MSDSHWWYSDLAAVIAITGISTFAVFYGVGTIARTLLLMPLILFIPGYALVSVMFPDNPTDEYQSFDDEKSRFGTPLVVTGGIESVERFVLSVVFSVALVPSIAILASATPGGLTLETVLSGIALLTIVLSLLAIVARYRCPAERRFVPSLSSGIFYRTQTRDQPGFQTRSQPNPHLFNVAIVIGLVLLLATGGFAIANPPQHDGFTEFSIETENVTGETETMYESSYAAGENETLTTTITNEEHEEHTYTTVALLEDVSYDDDGEASVEEAEELDRESTTVADGETVEQDLEIVPSMQGEDLRITLLLYTEEPPSDPTTENADEAIHLPIEVE
- a CDS encoding DUF2206 domain-containing protein, whose product is MAFNTLSELRPLRIDTVAAIVGLGLALLMLPLRFFASQIYLNTVPIVLGTACLLYLIALYQGETESELPTLPSGVAMALPSIVLVGLSALVGLTVIQGQRTTVFFALASVVGSLVLGQILFVHERDLHPGLMLFQILAFAFVFRFTALYATPGYIGIDIWTHAELTQDILEAQSVSGIDHDKHYASPFYHLLAASSSILFDLPLRSAIYLSVGVVMPLSVLLVYATTNLLTSTRWAIFATALFAFASHVTQWGLHLIPTSLGLVFFLGMLYALVRVMRIEYTLRDFALLVLFSVAVILTHQVSTFIMLVLLLSAFLAQLVFEIDPLGLTRVDTSVFRTKKPVNLIGLVVFNFGLTIFMWSLTPYREQSFLATVLGFFTETLEESAGFLNIASDTGDDDAEATEAATTFLDQVLPYIDTLGFLFLLGATFVGCLYVVHRRRAEQSVFTLLLASAIMLVFVLLLPMFGIRNFIPTRWFAFLFAPMAILAAIGLRMLVGSLDRRVVVSVLLVFALVYPGAMIFAAESNIDQPVFDENHEQLAYNEAELAAVDSIGELTGAPNGSEIREDQRLYTDHPYQTVIYRTGAYAETGTQTAMVPDDGAAEHDYTVYRSAQSNAATHFEDENEDRRVTQISEGQLCGPDQGTVYTNGDVTMCTPGPNS